Proteins encoded by one window of Elaeis guineensis isolate ETL-2024a chromosome 12, EG11, whole genome shotgun sequence:
- the LOC105054807 gene encoding histone deacetylase 1-like, with translation MGWQVLDAQRVLYADIDIHHENGVEAFYTTDRVMTVSFHKFGDYFSGTGDIRDTRFGKGKDYAINVPLDIGMDDDSYESLFKPIVSKVMEVFRSTAVVPQCDADSLSRD, from the exons ATGGGTTGGCAGGTTTTGGATGCTCAG CGTGTTCTTTATGCGGACATTGATATCCACCATGAAAATGGTGTAGAGGCCTTTTACACAACTGATAGAGTGATGACAGTTTCTTTTCATAAATTTGGAGATTATTTTTCTGGAACAGGAGATATACGTGACACTCGATTTGGGAAAGGGAAAGACTATGCTATAAATGTCCCTTTAGATATTGGGATGGATGATGACAGCTATGAATCTCTATTCAAACCTATTGTTTCAAAAGTAATGGAAGTTTTTAGGTCTACTGCTGTTGTGCCTCAGTGCGATGCTGATTCCTTATCTAGAGACTGA